The following proteins are encoded in a genomic region of Dokdonia donghaensis DSW-1:
- a CDS encoding TonB-dependent receptor, protein MKPLLSLLLILSSYFLTAQTTVSGVVTDPKGVPIEGANVFLDATYDGASTDARGVFSFTTTETGEQLLKVTFLSYEPYEIFMNVSTFKNLNIKLREDMNSLDTVVLSAGTFEASDNSKVSVLKPLDVVTTASALGDFVGALQTLPGTTTVAEDGRLFVRGGDAGETQIFIDGIRVFTPYTPTANNTPTRGRYSPFLFDGITFSTGGYSAEYGEALSSVLLLNTVDEPDQNKTDISIMSVGAGLGLTRKFEKSSLSLSTSYINLAPYVALFPNRNNFNKPFQALAGEAVYRYRTTDGLFKLYAAGDRTNFDITQEDINNPEGFNLGLTNSNVYINSSYTGMLNDTWSIQTGGSYTLARNEANVQSTTQVLDTENSAHLKLKLKKRFSNRFKLSFGAEQFITDFDEDVTVAVNDNMFTANYDFKSNITAAFAESDIIFSRDFAIKLGARASYTDYMKDITFSPRASIAYKTGAKSQLSLAYGDFYQNPLNDFLKFSQDFEAQKTTHYIANYQYSDNGRIFRAEAYRKSYSDLITSTTEFASPESVFTNQGSGYAQGVDVFWRDNTSIKNMDYWVSYSYLDSERKYLNYPEQARPTFASPHSVSIVAKYFVEDWKSQIGMSFQHSSGRTYTDRNRSGFLQANTKSFNDLSVNWAYLLSQQKILYFSINNVLGLRNINGYQYADTPDTAGMFNRRALRPATDQFFFVGFFWTISDDKSSNQLDNL, encoded by the coding sequence ATGAAACCTCTTTTATCACTCTTACTCATTTTATCAAGTTATTTTCTTACTGCCCAAACCACCGTTTCTGGCGTGGTGACAGATCCCAAAGGCGTGCCTATTGAAGGTGCAAATGTATTTCTGGACGCTACTTATGACGGTGCAAGCACAGACGCAAGAGGCGTATTTTCTTTTACGACTACAGAGACTGGCGAACAGCTACTTAAAGTCACCTTCTTATCATACGAGCCTTATGAGATTTTTATGAATGTAAGCACCTTTAAAAATCTTAATATTAAACTACGAGAAGATATGAACTCACTAGACACGGTTGTACTCTCTGCAGGTACTTTTGAGGCAAGTGATAACAGTAAAGTATCTGTTTTAAAACCACTAGATGTGGTTACCACGGCAAGTGCGCTAGGAGATTTTGTAGGTGCTTTACAAACGCTGCCAGGTACCACTACAGTGGCCGAAGATGGTAGACTCTTTGTGCGAGGTGGAGATGCGGGAGAGACTCAAATATTTATAGACGGCATACGTGTTTTTACACCCTACACACCTACGGCAAATAATACACCTACAAGAGGTCGGTATAGCCCATTTCTTTTTGATGGGATCACATTTTCTACCGGAGGATATTCTGCCGAATATGGAGAAGCCTTATCTAGTGTTTTATTGCTTAACACGGTAGATGAGCCAGATCAAAACAAAACAGATATCTCTATAATGTCTGTAGGGGCAGGGCTAGGTCTTACTAGAAAATTTGAAAAGAGTTCGCTCAGTTTGAGCACCTCATATATCAATCTAGCGCCTTATGTCGCGTTATTTCCTAATCGTAATAACTTTAATAAACCCTTTCAAGCACTGGCGGGAGAGGCGGTATATAGATATAGAACTACAGATGGACTTTTTAAACTCTATGCCGCTGGAGATCGCACAAACTTTGACATTACGCAGGAGGATATAAACAACCCAGAAGGATTTAATCTAGGGCTTACTAACAGTAATGTATATATAAACTCATCATACACGGGTATGCTTAACGATACCTGGAGTATACAAACAGGAGGTAGTTATACGCTTGCGCGAAATGAAGCCAACGTACAATCTACCACCCAAGTGCTAGACACAGAAAACAGTGCTCACCTCAAGCTCAAACTAAAGAAAAGATTTTCAAATAGGTTTAAACTCTCCTTTGGCGCCGAACAGTTTATCACAGATTTTGATGAAGATGTCACCGTTGCGGTTAATGACAATATGTTTACCGCAAACTATGATTTTAAAAGTAACATCACAGCCGCCTTTGCCGAAAGTGATATCATCTTCTCCAGAGACTTTGCTATAAAACTAGGAGCGAGAGCGAGTTATACAGACTATATGAAAGATATTACATTTTCGCCTCGAGCGAGTATAGCCTATAAGACAGGAGCAAAGAGTCAACTATCGCTAGCTTATGGTGACTTTTATCAAAATCCGCTTAATGACTTTTTAAAGTTTAGTCAAGATTTTGAAGCTCAAAAAACCACACACTACATTGCAAACTATCAATACAGTGATAACGGTCGTATTTTTAGAGCAGAGGCTTATAGAAAGTCATATAGTGATTTAATAACTTCAACAACAGAGTTTGCTAGCCCAGAGAGTGTTTTTACAAACCAGGGGAGTGGGTATGCACAAGGTGTAGACGTATTTTGGAGAGATAATACCAGTATTAAAAATATGGATTACTGGGTAAGCTATTCTTATCTAGATTCTGAGAGAAAATATCTCAACTATCCAGAGCAGGCGAGGCCTACCTTTGCGAGCCCTCATAGTGTCTCTATTGTGGCAAAGTATTTTGTAGAAGACTGGAAATCACAAATAGGGATGAGCTTTCAGCATAGTTCTGGAAGAACATATACAGATCGTAATAGGTCAGGTTTTTTACAGGCAAATACAAAGTCCTTTAACGACTTGAGTGTAAACTGGGCCTATCTTTTATCACAACAAAAGATATTATACTTCTCTATAAACAATGTACTGGGCTTAAGAAACATAAATGGCTACCAGTATGCAGATACACCAGACACAGCAGGAATGTTTAACAGGCGAGCGCTTAGACCTGCAACAGATCAGTTTTTCTTTGTAGGTTTCTTCTGGACCATAAGTGATGATAAAAGTAGTAACCAGCTTGATAATCTATAA
- a CDS encoding TIGR00266 family protein, which yields MNAHEIDYEIFGEEMQYVEVELDPQEGVIAEAGSFMMMEEGIRMETIFGDGSAKDTGVMGKIFGAGKRLLTGESLFMTAFYNDVVGKKKVSFASPYPGKIIPIDLGAIGGKFVCQKDAFLCAAKGVSVGIEFSRKLGRGLFGGEGFIMQRLEGDGIAFVHAGGTMLKKELAPGERLKVDTGCIIGFDSSVNYDIEFVGGIKNTIFGGEGLFFATLTGPGTVYIQSLPFSRLANRVLAMAPKSGGNKRGEGSILGGLGDLLDGDNSF from the coding sequence ATGAACGCACACGAAATAGATTATGAAATCTTCGGCGAGGAGATGCAGTATGTTGAGGTAGAGCTAGATCCTCAAGAGGGAGTCATAGCAGAGGCTGGAAGCTTTATGATGATGGAAGAAGGGATACGTATGGAAACTATTTTTGGCGATGGCTCTGCAAAGGATACAGGGGTTATGGGTAAGATCTTTGGGGCAGGAAAGCGACTCCTTACTGGAGAAAGCCTGTTTATGACTGCATTTTATAATGATGTTGTGGGTAAAAAGAAAGTAAGCTTTGCTTCTCCATATCCCGGCAAAATCATTCCAATAGATTTAGGAGCGATAGGAGGTAAGTTTGTGTGTCAAAAAGATGCATTTCTTTGTGCTGCAAAAGGCGTATCTGTCGGGATAGAATTTTCGCGTAAGCTAGGTAGAGGACTTTTTGGAGGAGAAGGTTTTATTATGCAGCGGCTAGAGGGTGATGGCATCGCGTTTGTACACGCAGGCGGTACAATGCTCAAAAAAGAACTTGCTCCGGGCGAGCGCCTCAAAGTAGATACAGGTTGTATCATAGGCTTTGATAGTTCAGTAAACTATGATATAGAATTTGTAGGAGGTATTAAAAACACCATTTTTGGAGGTGAAGGATTATTTTTTGCAACCTTAACAGGTCCGGGAACAGTTTACATACAGTCCTTACCTTTTAGTCGTCTGGCAAATCGCGTACTAGCAATGGCTCCAAAATCTGGAGGAAATAAAAGAGGCGAAGGTTCTATACTAGGAGGGCTGGGAGATTTACTAGATGGAGATAACAGTTTTTAG
- a CDS encoding LysR family transcriptional regulator: MTITQLKYVLAVAEHQNFTRAAQKTFVTQPTLSMQIQKLEDQLDVQIFDRSKKPIELTDIGAKIVHQARNIVNEANRITDIVDQQKGYIGGEFKLGVIPTVMPTLLPMFLTNFIKKYPKVTLKIEELNTDQIMERLEEGHLDAAIAATPLENPNIKERPLYYEPFMAYVPHNHRLSSKEVLEPSDLDTQDLLLLEDGHCFRDGVINLCTTPRNKDEEKFTLESGSFETLVKLSNEGLGMTLLPYLHTLDMPIKEKELFKEFKEPSPAREVSIIFHKSELKMQIIEALRSTIAGVVKGAITFQNVQIISPLNK, from the coding sequence ATGACTATAACTCAGCTTAAATATGTGCTCGCTGTTGCAGAGCATCAAAATTTTACAAGAGCCGCTCAAAAAACTTTTGTGACTCAACCCACGCTTAGTATGCAAATACAAAAGCTAGAGGACCAGCTGGATGTACAAATATTTGACCGTAGTAAGAAGCCCATAGAGCTTACAGATATAGGTGCAAAAATTGTACACCAGGCGCGTAATATTGTAAATGAAGCAAATCGTATTACAGACATTGTAGATCAACAAAAAGGATATATAGGTGGAGAGTTTAAGCTAGGAGTGATACCTACAGTAATGCCTACGTTATTACCTATGTTTCTTACTAATTTCATAAAGAAATACCCTAAGGTTACTCTCAAAATAGAAGAGCTTAATACAGATCAAATAATGGAACGCCTTGAAGAGGGGCATCTAGATGCAGCCATAGCTGCAACACCACTGGAAAACCCAAATATTAAAGAACGACCATTATACTATGAGCCTTTTATGGCATATGTGCCACATAATCATAGATTATCAAGTAAAGAGGTTTTAGAACCTAGTGATCTAGATACTCAAGACTTATTACTATTAGAAGACGGTCACTGTTTTAGAGATGGGGTTATAAACTTATGTACTACTCCTCGCAATAAGGATGAAGAAAAATTTACATTAGAAAGTGGAAGTTTTGAAACACTTGTAAAGCTGTCTAATGAAGGTCTAGGTATGACTTTATTACCTTATCTACATACTTTAGATATGCCTATTAAGGAAAAAGAATTATTTAAAGAATTTAAAGAGCCATCTCCTGCAAGAGAAGTGAGTATTATTTTTCATAAAAGTGAATTGAAGATGCAGATTATTGAGGCGTTACGCTCTACCATAGCTGGAGTTGTAAAAGGTGCAATTACTTTTCAAAATGTACAGATTATAAGTCCGCTTAATAAATAG
- a CDS encoding DUF2141 domain-containing protein has protein sequence MRTIIFLLLAAVSSFSFGQEASGVTVTVTIPNLTNNDGAASASLYTEGTFMKAAPLDTQSATPENNTVTLVFENVKPGEYGIITLHDMNGNNRMDFEANGMPKEDYGISGSGAGFGPPTWNDAKFTVASDDLKLEIKM, from the coding sequence ATGAGAACTATTATCTTTTTATTACTCGCTGCCGTATCAAGTTTTTCTTTTGGCCAAGAAGCATCTGGAGTAACTGTAACCGTTACTATCCCAAACCTAACAAATAATGACGGAGCAGCCTCTGCCTCATTATATACAGAAGGAACTTTTATGAAGGCAGCTCCTCTCGACACACAGTCTGCAACACCAGAAAATAATACAGTTACGCTCGTTTTTGAAAATGTAAAGCCAGGAGAGTATGGTATTATCACACTGCACGATATGAATGGTAATAACCGTATGGATTTTGAAGCAAATGGTATGCCTAAAGAAGATTATGGAATTTCTGGAAGTGGTGCTGGTTTTGGCCCTCCTACTTGGAACGATGCTAAGTTTACAGTAGCATCTGATGATTTAAAACTTGAGATTAAAATGTAA
- a CDS encoding Gfo/Idh/MocA family protein has protein sequence MTNWGILGCGKIADKFANDLLLTEGANLYAVASRDKEKAVNFGNTCRAVKSYGSYEEMAQDPDIDIVYIATPHMFHKENTLLCLSNNKAVLCEKAFAMNLEEVEEMIAFAKAKKIFLMEALWTHFLPHYKFVLDKVASDTLGEIQSLKADFGFNSPYDTTSRLYNKSLGGGSLLDVGIYPVFAALSLLGYTEDISAQAQLGPTGVDHNCTIKLRYPTGVEAQLFSAIDEQTDTTCHIVFDKGEIVINSRFHEPSSVTITENDVTKTLEFKITEGVNGYHYEILHCQEMLALGKTESDVMTFSKSKKLIMMLDTIRAQIGLSY, from the coding sequence ATGACAAACTGGGGAATACTAGGCTGCGGAAAGATAGCTGACAAATTTGCAAATGATCTCCTCCTCACCGAGGGTGCAAACTTATATGCCGTAGCGAGTCGTGATAAAGAAAAGGCTGTAAACTTTGGTAATACCTGCAGAGCTGTAAAATCTTATGGTAGTTATGAAGAGATGGCGCAAGATCCAGACATAGACATTGTTTATATCGCTACGCCACATATGTTTCATAAGGAAAATACGCTCCTGTGCTTATCAAATAACAAGGCTGTGCTCTGTGAGAAAGCTTTTGCTATGAATCTTGAAGAGGTTGAGGAGATGATCGCTTTCGCGAAAGCGAAAAAAATATTCCTAATGGAAGCATTATGGACGCACTTTTTACCACATTATAAATTTGTACTTGACAAAGTGGCTAGTGACACTTTAGGAGAGATACAATCACTTAAGGCAGATTTTGGTTTTAATAGTCCGTACGACACAACTTCTAGGCTTTATAATAAATCACTAGGTGGCGGTAGTTTACTTGATGTGGGTATTTACCCAGTTTTTGCAGCGCTCTCTTTACTAGGTTATACGGAGGATATAAGTGCGCAAGCTCAACTAGGCCCTACTGGCGTTGATCATAACTGTACTATTAAACTGCGTTACCCTACTGGTGTGGAGGCACAACTGTTTTCGGCGATAGATGAGCAAACAGATACTACTTGTCACATTGTTTTTGATAAGGGGGAAATTGTTATAAATAGTCGTTTTCACGAGCCTAGCTCTGTAACAATTACCGAAAATGATGTGACCAAAACACTAGAATTTAAAATTACAGAAGGGGTAAATGGTTACCATTATGAAATATTACATTGTCAAGAGATGCTCGCCCTAGGCAAGACTGAGAGTGACGTGATGACATTTTCTAAGAGTAAAAAACTCATTATGATGCTAGATACTATACGAGCGCAAATAGGGCTATCTTATTAA
- a CDS encoding sodium:solute symporter, which produces METIDWAVLAFTLIFIVVYGTYKTQGSKNAEEYIKGGNSSKWWTVGLSVMATQASAITFLSTTGQGFYDGMGFVQFYFGLPIAMVIICLVFIPIYHRLKVFTAYEYLESRFDLKTRSLAAILFLIQRSLAAGITIYAPAIILSAVLGWDLTMLNILIGIVVIIYTVSGGTKAVSITQKQQMAVIFAGMAIAFYLILDKLPENINFTDALSIAGAGEKMNLLDFSFDLSNRYTVWTGLLGGTFLMLSYFGTDQSQVQRYLSGKNVKEMQMGLLFNGALKIPMQFFILLVGVMVFVFYQFNSAPLHFNPAATDAVKSSIYASEFASLEEQLLANQELQKQAAFNYAQDPTLDTYERDGETLSYITTYETRDKQLRKKGKTIISKAAPEVENNDKDYVFIHFILNNLPNGLIGLLLAVILSAAMSSTASELNALGATTAVDLYKRNYKGEMTDALYVKSTKGFTLMWGILAIIVACTASLFENLIQLVNIIGSIFYGNILGIFLLAFFIKFVKSNAVFIAALITQIIIIIVYGLIHYDIIEFPYLWLNVVGCGLVMGLAMLLQASFGSSNKDYV; this is translated from the coding sequence ATGGAAACGATAGACTGGGCTGTACTTGCATTTACCTTAATTTTTATTGTGGTTTATGGAACCTATAAAACACAAGGAAGCAAAAATGCCGAAGAATATATAAAAGGCGGCAACTCTTCAAAATGGTGGACCGTAGGCCTCTCTGTAATGGCTACACAGGCGAGTGCCATCACATTTTTATCTACCACAGGGCAAGGTTTTTATGACGGGATGGGATTTGTACAATTCTATTTTGGATTGCCTATTGCAATGGTTATTATATGTCTTGTTTTTATCCCTATATATCACAGGCTTAAGGTCTTTACTGCTTACGAGTATCTAGAGAGTAGGTTTGATCTTAAAACACGCTCACTAGCTGCTATACTCTTTTTAATACAGCGTAGTCTCGCAGCTGGCATTACTATCTATGCTCCTGCCATCATTCTCTCTGCCGTATTAGGTTGGGATCTCACAATGCTCAATATTCTTATAGGTATCGTTGTGATTATCTATACCGTTTCTGGTGGCACAAAGGCAGTAAGCATTACACAAAAACAACAAATGGCAGTGATCTTTGCAGGGATGGCAATTGCTTTTTACCTCATACTCGACAAACTTCCAGAAAACATAAACTTTACAGATGCGCTAAGTATCGCTGGTGCTGGCGAAAAAATGAACTTACTAGATTTTTCTTTTGACCTTAGTAATAGGTACACAGTCTGGACAGGTCTATTAGGAGGTACCTTTTTAATGCTCTCTTACTTTGGCACAGACCAGAGTCAAGTGCAGCGTTACCTCTCTGGTAAAAATGTAAAGGAGATGCAAATGGGTCTTCTCTTTAACGGGGCTCTTAAAATCCCTATGCAATTTTTCATACTACTGGTAGGTGTGATGGTTTTTGTCTTTTATCAGTTTAATAGTGCACCACTGCATTTTAATCCCGCGGCGACAGATGCAGTTAAATCATCTATTTATGCAAGTGAGTTTGCCTCGCTAGAAGAACAACTTCTTGCAAACCAAGAACTACAAAAACAAGCAGCATTTAACTATGCTCAAGACCCTACTCTTGACACTTATGAGCGAGATGGTGAGACGCTATCTTACATCACTACCTATGAAACTAGAGATAAACAGTTACGTAAAAAAGGAAAAACTATTATCTCAAAAGCTGCTCCAGAGGTAGAAAATAATGACAAAGACTATGTCTTCATTCACTTTATACTTAACAACTTACCTAACGGTCTCATAGGCTTGCTTCTTGCTGTAATATTAAGTGCTGCAATGTCATCTACCGCATCTGAGCTCAATGCGCTGGGCGCAACCACAGCCGTAGATCTTTACAAGCGCAACTACAAAGGAGAGATGACAGATGCGTTATATGTAAAAAGCACCAAAGGTTTTACACTTATGTGGGGTATACTTGCCATTATTGTAGCCTGTACAGCCAGCCTTTTTGAAAACTTAATACAGCTAGTAAACATTATAGGTTCTATTTTTTATGGAAATATCTTAGGGATATTTTTACTAGCCTTCTTTATCAAATTTGTAAAAAGCAATGCCGTATTTATCGCAGCGCTTATCACGCAGATAATTATCATTATCGTTTATGGCTTGATACATTATGATATTATAGAGTTCCCATACTTGTGGCTTAACGTAGTAGGCTGTGGTCTTGTGATGGGACTAGCAATGTTGCTACAAGCAAGCTTTGGGAGTTCTAATAAGGACTATGTGTAA
- a CDS encoding PIG-L family deacetylase, with protein sequence MTRKSYVIFVLISFFAFAKAYSQGITVQPSKPTASEIYEDLKKLNFLGSVLYVAAHPDDENTTAISYFANTVKARTAYLSLTRGDGGQNIIGPELRELLGVIRTNELLAARATDGGEQRFTRANDFGYSKHPDETLAIWNKEEVLGDVVWAIRTFKPDVIINRFNHRTPGSTHGHHTSSAMLSVEAYDLAGDASKYPDQLQYTDTWSPQRQFFNTSWWFYGSREKFEAADKSNLVKVDVGTFYPSLGLSNTEISSLSRSQHKSQGFGNTGSRGTSDTYFELLRGEMPTNDDVFQGINTTWTRVKGGKAIKTILDNVVATYDFTAPDKSLPQLMKAYALVQQLEDTHWKNIKSKELETIITAVTGLYLEAKADTNYATTGSSIKLDIEAINRSTQSVVLKKATVTVTDNVVASNQPLENNERYTTSTTLTVSDDFKDTSAYWLREEGTLGMYKVADQQMIGKPETPQENTITFELVISGVPIRITKPIVYKYNDRVKGEVYEPFEIVPAVSSRLESKVIIFAKAESKKIPVTVTAHQANFTGTVLLDKPSGWTVSPASYDVSIANKGEEKEFVFTVTPPAGDSEGDLSPRVVSGGKTYTKELIKIDYAHIPLQSLFLPNKARVVRLDIARKGNYIGYIQGAGDAVPDNLAQIGYQVAVIDPATITPELLSQFDAVVVGIRAYNVVDEMQVKQPLLLDYVKDGGTLIAQYNTSGRWGNTKIGAPYELTLSRDRVTDENSEVRILAKDHPLMNFPNKLSQQDFQGWTQERGLYFPNKWSSEYTPILSMNDKGETAKDGSLLIANYGKGHYIYTGLSFFRELPAGVSGAYKLFANMLSVGKQEQQDIKQ encoded by the coding sequence ATGACACGCAAATCCTATGTGATTTTTGTTCTGATTTCTTTTTTTGCTTTCGCGAAAGCGTACTCACAAGGAATCACAGTACAGCCCAGTAAACCTACAGCTAGCGAAATTTATGAAGACCTAAAAAAGCTAAATTTCTTAGGCTCTGTACTATACGTTGCCGCTCACCCAGATGACGAGAATACAACAGCTATCTCCTACTTTGCAAATACCGTAAAAGCAAGAACGGCATACTTATCACTCACAAGAGGTGATGGTGGCCAGAATATTATAGGCCCAGAACTTAGGGAACTTTTAGGAGTAATACGCACTAATGAGTTACTTGCTGCTCGTGCAACAGATGGTGGAGAGCAACGTTTTACACGTGCAAACGATTTTGGTTACTCAAAACACCCAGATGAGACACTTGCCATTTGGAACAAAGAAGAAGTACTGGGCGATGTAGTATGGGCAATACGTACTTTTAAGCCAGATGTAATCATTAATAGATTTAATCACAGAACACCGGGAAGCACACACGGGCATCACACCTCTAGTGCAATGCTTTCTGTAGAGGCATATGATCTCGCTGGAGACGCCTCAAAGTATCCAGATCAATTACAATATACAGATACCTGGTCACCACAAAGACAATTCTTTAATACCTCTTGGTGGTTTTATGGCAGTAGAGAAAAATTTGAAGCGGCAGATAAGTCTAACCTTGTGAAAGTAGATGTAGGTACCTTCTACCCTAGTTTAGGGTTGTCAAATACAGAAATATCTTCCCTTAGTAGAAGCCAGCATAAGTCTCAAGGATTTGGTAACACGGGCTCCCGTGGTACTAGTGATACTTATTTTGAGTTATTGCGTGGAGAAATGCCTACTAACGATGATGTTTTTCAAGGTATTAACACCACTTGGACACGTGTTAAAGGAGGAAAAGCAATAAAGACAATACTAGACAACGTAGTTGCAACCTATGACTTTACTGCACCAGATAAGAGTTTACCACAACTTATGAAGGCATATGCCCTTGTACAACAACTAGAAGACACACACTGGAAAAACATAAAGTCTAAAGAACTTGAGACCATTATCACTGCAGTGACAGGCCTATACCTAGAAGCAAAAGCAGATACAAATTATGCAACAACAGGCAGCTCAATAAAACTGGATATAGAAGCTATAAATAGAAGTACTCAGTCTGTAGTTCTCAAAAAAGCTACCGTAACAGTTACAGATAACGTAGTGGCGTCTAATCAACCACTAGAAAATAATGAGCGTTATACCACATCAACTACCCTTACAGTAAGTGATGACTTTAAAGATACATCGGCTTACTGGTTACGAGAAGAAGGTACTTTAGGTATGTACAAGGTTGCAGACCAGCAAATGATAGGTAAACCAGAAACACCACAAGAAAACACAATCACATTTGAGCTTGTCATTTCGGGAGTGCCTATACGTATCACAAAACCTATCGTCTATAAATACAATGACAGAGTAAAGGGTGAAGTGTATGAGCCTTTTGAAATTGTACCAGCTGTGTCATCTAGACTAGAGTCTAAGGTGATCATTTTCGCGAAAGCGGAATCAAAAAAAATACCCGTGACAGTCACAGCACATCAAGCTAATTTTACAGGAACTGTGCTACTAGATAAACCATCTGGATGGACGGTATCACCTGCTAGTTATGATGTTTCTATAGCAAATAAGGGAGAAGAAAAAGAGTTTGTATTTACAGTAACCCCACCGGCTGGTGATAGCGAGGGTGATTTGAGTCCCCGTGTGGTTTCTGGCGGAAAGACGTATACTAAGGAGCTTATAAAAATAGACTACGCTCACATCCCGCTGCAATCATTATTCTTACCTAATAAAGCACGTGTTGTACGACTAGATATTGCACGCAAGGGTAACTACATAGGTTACATACAAGGAGCTGGAGATGCGGTACCAGATAACCTCGCGCAGATAGGTTATCAAGTTGCAGTGATAGATCCTGCGACCATAACACCAGAGTTGCTATCACAGTTTGACGCTGTGGTTGTAGGTATACGTGCTTATAATGTGGTAGATGAGATGCAAGTAAAACAACCACTGCTACTAGATTATGTAAAAGATGGAGGAACACTTATCGCACAATACAACACCTCTGGACGCTGGGGTAACACAAAAATAGGCGCTCCGTATGAGCTTACACTTTCTAGAGATCGTGTGACAGATGAAAATAGCGAGGTGAGAATCTTAGCAAAAGATCACCCACTTATGAATTTTCCTAACAAATTGTCTCAACAAGATTTTCAAGGATGGACACAAGAGCGAGGTCTTTATTTTCCGAATAAATGGTCTAGTGAGTACACGCCTATTTTATCAATGAACGATAAGGGAGAAACTGCAAAAGATGGAAGTCTTCTTATAGCAAACTATGGGAAGGGACATTATATATACACTGGCTTGAGCTTTTTTAGAGAGTTGCCAGCTGGAGTATCTGGGGCGTACAAACTATTTGCAAATATGCTTAGTGTAGGTAAACAAGAGCAGCAAGATATTAAACAGTAA
- a CDS encoding mechanosensitive ion channel domain-containing protein, whose amino-acid sequence MAVEFINLYREQLIESAIVAVVMIGLRMVISYFVNRFSDRKNKVKQRANLVMKYVDFILVLIASVFAFLIWSLNARDIGVYASSVFALIGIGFFAQWSVLSNMTSGVIIFFTLPYKIGDRIKIHDKDFPIIAIIEDIKGFHMNLRTDDGGLHTYPNSLIMQKGVTLVQDGVATRIVEPVDGTQDNEHFNKPV is encoded by the coding sequence ATGGCTGTAGAATTTATAAACTTATACAGAGAGCAACTTATAGAGAGTGCCATCGTAGCGGTTGTTATGATAGGCCTACGTATGGTGATTTCTTACTTTGTAAATCGGTTTTCAGATAGAAAAAATAAGGTAAAGCAACGTGCAAATCTAGTAATGAAGTATGTAGACTTTATTCTAGTGCTCATAGCATCGGTGTTTGCTTTCCTTATCTGGAGTCTTAATGCTAGAGATATAGGCGTGTATGCCTCTTCGGTTTTTGCTCTTATAGGTATAGGCTTTTTTGCACAATGGTCTGTATTAAGTAATATGACTTCTGGTGTTATTATATTTTTTACACTTCCTTATAAAATAGGAGATCGTATAAAAATACACGACAAAGATTTTCCCATAATTGCCATCATAGAAGACATAAAAGGCTTCCATATGAATTTGCGCACAGATGATGGCGGCCTGCACACCTACCCCAATAGTCTTATTATGCAAAAAGGAGTCACCTTAGTACAAGACGGTGTCGCCACCCGCATAGTAGAACCCGTAGATGGCACTCAAGATAATGAGCATTTTAACAAGCCTGTATAA